A segment of the Catenuloplanes nepalensis genome:
GACCGGCGGCGTCCGTCCGGCCGGGTCCGACCCCACGAACGCAGCGTCCGCGGGCACGGGCACGGGCACCGGCATCGCCGAAGGCGGAGCCGGCACGGCCCCAAGCGCCGGCATCGCCGGAGGCGAAGCCGGCGCCGTCCCGACCGCCGGCATCGCCGGGAGCGAAGCCGGCGCCGTCCCGACCGCCGGCATCGCCGGGAGCGAAGCCGGCGCCGTCCCGACCGCCGGCATCGCCGGGAGCGAAGCCGGCGCCGTCCCGACCGCCGGCATCGCCGGGAGCGGAGCCGCCACGGCCCCGAGCGCCGCCGTCGCCGGCACCGAGGTCCCGGACGGCCGAAGTCGTGCGGCGCGGCGGCCGGAGGGGGTCGTGCTGGCGATGGCGCGGCCCTACCTGGCGCGGCTGATCGGCGCCGGTCTGCTGGCCGCGGCCACCGAACTGGCCGGGCTGGCGCTGATGGCGACCGCGACCTGGCTGCTGATCACCGCGGCCGACATGCCACCGCTGCCCGTGCTGACCGTCGCGATCGTCTCCGTGCGCGCGCTCGCCGTCGGGCGCGGCGTACTCCGCTACACCGAGCGGCTGGCCAGCCACGACGCGGTGCTGCGACTGCTCACCGACGTGCGTGCCCGGGTCTTCGGCGCGCTCGCCGCCCGCCGCTCCCCCGCGCCGGACGCGCACTCCGGTGACGCGCTGAGCCGGCTGGTCTCGGACGTCGACGCGGTGCAGGACCTGCTGATCCGCGTGGTCGTACCGGCCGCCGCCGCGGCCGGCGTGGCCGTGCTGGCGCTGACCGGGACCGTGTTCATCGCACCGGCCGCGACGCTACCGCTCGCGGCCGGCCTGCTGGTCGCGGGCCTGCTGCTGCCGGTGCTCGCGATCGCGCTGACCCGGCGGACCGCGGACCGGATGGCACCGTTGCGTGGCGAGCTGGCCGCGGACGCGATCGACCTGACGCACGGCGCGGCCGACCTGGCCGCGTTCGGCGCGACCGGCGACGCGCTCGCCGCCGCGTCCGCCCGGGCCGGCGAGCTGGCCCGGCTGGAGCGCCGGCTGGCGCTGACCGGCTGGGCCGTCGACGGCGCCGGCGTGCTCGTCTCCGGCCTCACCTCGGCCGCGGTGCTGATCACCGCGCTGCGGTCCGGCGCGAGCGGCGCCGAGGTGGGCGTGCTGGCGGTCGGCACGCTGGCCGCGGTCGAGGCCACGCTCGCGCTGGTCGCGGCCGCCCGCCAGTGGGCCCAGCTGCGCGGCGCCCTGGCCCGCGTCGCCGAACTCCTGGCCGCACCGTCCCTCACCGACGCCCCCGCCGGAACGCACCACACCGGAACGCACCACACCGCCGCCGGGGCACACAACTCCCCCGCCGGAACGCACAACTCTTCCGCTGATACGCACAACGCCCCTGCCGGAACGCACGGCGACCCCGCCGGAACTCACGACGCCCCCGCCGGAACTCACGACGCGTCTGCCGGAACTCACGACGCCCCTGCCGGGGCGCACGACGCCGCCGGTACCGCCGCAGGCGCCGCATTCGAAGCCTCCGCCGCTCGCGCCGAGGCCGGTACCGCGCCCGTCGCTGCGGACCGCGCCGTGGCCGGTCCCGCCCCCCTGCACGCGGCTCGCGCCGAGGCCGAGGCCGAAGCCGAAGCCGTGGACGGGAGCCGCACCGGGGAAGCCGGCGCCACGTCGCACCCCGTGGTCACACGATCCGCCGGTGCTCCGGGGGCGGACGCGGAGCGTGCCGGGCTGGAGCTGCGGGACGTGGTCGTCCGCTACCGCGCGGGAGACGCGGCCGCGCTGGACGGCGTGGATCTGCGGATCCGTGCCGGCGCCCGGATCGCGATCGCGGGACCGAGCGGCGCCGGTAAGAGCACGCTGCTGAGCGTGCTGATCGGCGCGGTCACCCCGGAGTCCGGCACGGCGACGCTGGACGGGACCGCGATCTCGGCGTACCCGGAGCGGGACCTGCCCCGGCACGTCGGCGGCCTGCTGGCCGAGGCGCACGTCTTCCACGCGAGCGTCCGGGAGAACCTGCTGCTCGGCCGGGACGCCCCGGACCCGGCGGAGCAGGCCGCCGCGATGCGCGCCGCGGACCTGCTGGACTGGGTCGGCGAGCAGCCGGACGGCTGGGACACGCTGGTCGGCGAGGGCGGCGCGAAGCTCTCCGGCGGTCAGCGGCAACGCCTCGCGCTGGCCCGCGCTCTGCTCGCCGCCCCCCGCCACCTGCTGCTCGACGAGCCGACCGAGGGCCTGGACCCGCAGGCCGCCGACCGGGTGCTGTGGCAGGCGCTGGACGCGCTGCCGCCCGGGACCTCGGTGCTGCTGGTGACGCACCGGCTGCGCGGCCTGTCCGGCTTCGACGAGGTGCTGGTCCTGGACCGCGGCCGGATCATCCAGCGCGGCCGCCACGACGACCTGATCACCCGCCCCGGCTGGTACGCCGACACCTGGCTGGCCCAGGAGGCCGCCGAACGCGGCTACCTCGCCATGACCCCCTGACCTGGCTCCGCTACGGCGCGAAGTCGTCGGAGACGTCGGAGACGTCGATGATCCACGGCGTGTCAGAACCGACGATCTTCCGTACCACGTCCCCCTGAGTCGTCAGCAGATACGCATCGCCGATCCGGCGGGTCGCGAGGAGGGCGGTGACGAGTTCCGGCTCGACCCCGAACGACGCGGCGGACTTCGTGGCGATCAGTACATCGTCGGCGGACAGGTCGATCCCCGCGGTCTGTTCGAGCCGCATCAGCAGATCCAGATGATCACGATGGCCCGGCTCCGGCGTACCGTGGCGGGTTTGGGATCGCGGGAGATGGGACCGGCGCCCACCGCGGGAAGCGATGGGCGCCGGGGCGAGGCGGGTCAGCGGAGCGTGACCGGACGGTCGATGTAGTCGACCGCGTCGGTGACCGTGCGGCCGCGGCGGCCGGTGCCGAGCGACAGCAGCGAGCGACGGCGGCGGGCCGGCAGTTCGGCCGCATGTGCGACGACCGCGTGTGCGATGACCGCGGGTCGGGACGGTGCGAGCGGACGGGACGGCCCGGGGTGGGTCGAGCCGTGATGTGCCGGGCCGTGATGTGCCGGGCCGTGATGTGCCGGGCCGTGGTGCTGCGGGGCCGGGGCGACCGCGGCCGCGGTGAGCGGGCGGCGCGACGGCGTGGCCGGGGCGAGCGCACCGGCCGGGGCCGCGACCACGGCCGCGGCGGTGAGCAGCGACTGGGCCGGGACCACCGCGACGGTGACGGCCGGGACGCGGCGCAGGACCCGGCGGATCGTGCGCAGCGCCGGGACCGGGACGCCCTTGACCCGGGCCAGGACCAGCGCGCCGGCCAGCGCGGCGACCGTGGTGACGACGCCGGCCAGGCCGAGCGCGCCGCGGGCGCCGAGCGCGTCGCAGAGCCAGCCGAGCGCGGGGGCGCCGACGATGCCGGCCAGCGAGGAGACCAGGCCGAGCGAGGCCAGGATCCGGCCGCGCATGTCCTCGCGGGTGTCCAGCTGGACGCGGGTGCA
Coding sequences within it:
- a CDS encoding amino acid ABC transporter ATP-binding/permease protein, with the translated sequence MTSAQPESPGPNGTTGATPATAAVTAASSRSGTGGVRPAGSDPTNAASAGTGTGTGIAEGGAGTAPSAGIAGGEAGAVPTAGIAGSEAGAVPTAGIAGSEAGAVPTAGIAGSEAGAVPTAGIAGSGAATAPSAAVAGTEVPDGRSRAARRPEGVVLAMARPYLARLIGAGLLAAATELAGLALMATATWLLITAADMPPLPVLTVAIVSVRALAVGRGVLRYTERLASHDAVLRLLTDVRARVFGALAARRSPAPDAHSGDALSRLVSDVDAVQDLLIRVVVPAAAAAGVAVLALTGTVFIAPAATLPLAAGLLVAGLLLPVLAIALTRRTADRMAPLRGELAADAIDLTHGAADLAAFGATGDALAAASARAGELARLERRLALTGWAVDGAGVLVSGLTSAAVLITALRSGASGAEVGVLAVGTLAAVEATLALVAAARQWAQLRGALARVAELLAAPSLTDAPAGTHHTGTHHTAAGAHNSPAGTHNSSADTHNAPAGTHGDPAGTHDAPAGTHDASAGTHDAPAGAHDAAGTAAGAAFEASAARAEAGTAPVAADRAVAGPAPLHAARAEAEAEAEAVDGSRTGEAGATSHPVVTRSAGAPGADAERAGLELRDVVVRYRAGDAAALDGVDLRIRAGARIAIAGPSGAGKSTLLSVLIGAVTPESGTATLDGTAISAYPERDLPRHVGGLLAEAHVFHASVRENLLLGRDAPDPAEQAAAMRAADLLDWVGEQPDGWDTLVGEGGAKLSGGQRQRLALARALLAAPRHLLLDEPTEGLDPQAADRVLWQALDALPPGTSVLLVTHRLRGLSGFDEVLVLDRGRIIQRGRHDDLITRPGWYADTWLAQEAAERGYLAMTP